A window of Hevea brasiliensis isolate MT/VB/25A 57/8 chromosome 14, ASM3005281v1, whole genome shotgun sequence contains these coding sequences:
- the LOC110639213 gene encoding secreted RxLR effector protein 161-like — protein sequence MGSSSPLINEFKASMDKKFKMTDLAELQYFLGLEVKQVEDGIFVSKKKYAADLLKRFNILGYKIAATPTNLNEKLQVNDVISRFMHYPSKHHFRAAKRVLRYIARTVDFGIWYGHVSEFKLFGYTDSDWAGCLEDRRSTSSYVFSLGSAAVCWSSKKQTTTALSSSEAEYTTASSSAC from the exons ATGGGATCTTCTTCTCCTCTTATTAATGAATTCAAAGCTTCCATGGACAAGAAATTCAAAATGACAGATCTTGCAGAGTTGCAGTACTTTCTTGGGCTTGAGGTGAAGCAAGTTGAAGATGGCATCTTTGTGTCAAAGAAGAAATATGCTGCTGATTTGCTTAAAAGGTTtaacattttgggttataaaatTGCAGCCACACCAAcgaatttaaatgaaaaattgcAAGTTAATGATG TTATTTCTAGGTTCATGCATTATCCATCAAAGCATCATTTTAGAGCTGCAAAAAGGGTTCTACGTTATATTGCTAGAACAGTCGATTTTGGGATATGGTATGGTCATGTTTCAGAGTTCAAATTATTTGGCTATACTGATAGTGATTGGGCTGGGTGTTTGGAGGATAGAAGAAGCACATCTAGTTATGTTTTTAGTCTTGGATCAGCTGCTGTGTGTTGGAGTTCAAAGAAGCAAACAACAACAGCCTTGTCTTCATCTGAAGCAGAATATACAACTGCAAGTTCATCAGCATGTTAA